The window CATTTTAACAATATTGCAAAAGCAAGCCGTTCCCACAGCAACACATGGTGGATTGACGGGACGGAAGGAAGCCTCTGGTGTACGCAAGAAACTCTCTATATGGCGCTGAACAAGCACAAAAACGTCGTGCACGAGATCAAGCTGAAAGGAACTTGGTTCCCTGACGCCTTTGCAGGCTCCATGATCGCATTCATGACTGCCATGGAGGAAGGCAAGCGCCCGCCGGTCACTCCGGAAGATAACATACAGACCGTGGCCATGACGACTGCAATGGTTATTTCCAGTCAAGAAGGATGCGTGGTTGAAAGAACGGACGTGTTGAAAGGAAGCGATCAATCATGAACAAACTTGGTTTTATGAGTTACATATATCTTGGCTGGAGCGCGGAAGCAATCGCCGAAGACGCGAGCAAACACGGGTTAGCTTATGTGCAGATCGACCCGAAACAAGCTATGCAGGTGATGGACGATGAGCCGTTTTCTCTGACTCGTGCTGAAAAAATCCGTACCATCTTTGAGAATAAAGGGATTTCCGTCGTAAGCTTGTCGGGATACACCAATTTGCTGAACCCTAACCTACAGAAAAGGGAAGACAAGTTAAAACAGCTCGAGAAGATGATCGACCTATGTTCAGCTTACGGTACACGGTATATCGCGACAGAAACAGGTAGCCTACACCCTACCAACGCTTGGCGCGATTTTGAAGGAAACCGGACCCCTGAAGCATGGGATGAGCTGTTGAAAATGGTTGACCGTTTGCGGAACCGGGCTGTGAAGAACAGTGCCGTATTGTTGATCGAAGGATTCGCGCTTAATGTGCTGGCGAGTCCGGAACAGGGTGTCCGTTTGATGGAACAACTCGGAACCGAAGGGTTGGCGCTCATTATGGATCCTTTCAATTATTTGACGCAAGAAGATTTGAGCCGACAGGAAGAGGCTATGGCAAACATATTCGACTGCATTGCCCCTTATTCTCCGATTGCGCATGCCAAAGACGCACTTTACGGAGACGGAGGATTTACAACACCTCGGGTAGGGGCGGGACAGGCGGATTGGAGCGTGTATGCAGCGCTGCTTGCCAGTCGATTGCCGGATGTTCCGTTGATTCTGGAGCATGCAAAGCCGGAAGAAGTAGCGGAATGTTTGGATTTGATCCGAAAATCCTTTGAAAGTGCAGTTAGGATGTGAAGGATTTCTATGACGCATAAACCGAGATTGGGTATACAGGGTCCTGTCGTCGCATGGCAGGACTCATGGGCAGGCGAAGCTTCAGAGCTTATTATGCGGACGGGAACGGGAAGTATTTGTCCGTCTCAAGACCGAAAGCCTGAGCCTGAAGAATTTCTACACGCCTTGCACGAGTTGGAAGCGGACTTTTATGTTCATCATGTGATTCCAGAAATGAAAGGGTATTCAGAGCTCTTGGCAGATATCGCGGAAGCGGGATTAGACATTTGCCTCGGCAACGAATACGGAAATATAAACGGGCCCTGGACGGAAGGAACGAACCGGTACGACGTGCCCGATGAGACGATCATGCAAGCAGCGCGCTCGGGTCGGTGTATCGGACTGCTTTACGATGAACCGGAGCATCTGCAAATAAATGCCGGACAGTATCGGCATGACGGCTGGTTCCCGCACTGGGGCAGCACCGATGATAGGAATTTGGAAGAGTCGCGCGACAAGGTTGAGCAGTCGGTTCAATCCCATGTCCAGCATGTACAGAGCGTTGTGGAGCAAGCCGGATCACCCCGCATAACCATGCCATTAATTGCGGAGCATGTGTTTCCTACCATGTTCCACACGTTTGCCAGAGCGGGAATGGACATTTGTCCCAAGATTATGAAGGAATCGTTTCAATCCTTGCAGTTATCTACCGCATTGGGAGCGGCCAAACAATATGACAGAGCTCTATGGATTTGTGCCGATTTGTGGGGCCCGGATACGGGAAGGTGGTTCACCCGTTT is drawn from Paenibacillus sp. V4I7 and contains these coding sequences:
- a CDS encoding sugar phosphate isomerase/epimerase translates to MNKLGFMSYIYLGWSAEAIAEDASKHGLAYVQIDPKQAMQVMDDEPFSLTRAEKIRTIFENKGISVVSLSGYTNLLNPNLQKREDKLKQLEKMIDLCSAYGTRYIATETGSLHPTNAWRDFEGNRTPEAWDELLKMVDRLRNRAVKNSAVLLIEGFALNVLASPEQGVRLMEQLGTEGLALIMDPFNYLTQEDLSRQEEAMANIFDCIAPYSPIAHAKDALYGDGGFTTPRVGAGQADWSVYAALLASRLPDVPLILEHAKPEEVAECLDLIRKSFESAVRM